Proteins from a single region of Eublepharis macularius isolate TG4126 chromosome 9, MPM_Emac_v1.0, whole genome shotgun sequence:
- the POLDIP3 gene encoding polymerase delta-interacting protein 3, protein MADLSLDELIRKRGVSVNMKGRLSTRPVFGGIRSRIGVQQTFLSRPASSAGFQRTFDARQKIGVTDARQKIGVKDAREKLLQKDARFKIIGKVQDAREMLNSRKQQSVEKVTKVVDAREKISLKRSAPAAAIVNTAMETVAPAMKITKTIQQKAATPTHAHPAGMKINVVNNHTHKQCLYDVEDDDETVSPLPSKQMKITTTNSFLHNAAGLSGSKFSLSKTVPLTKVVQNDTYTAPSSPPSPIRTKTLTNMSRTLVTKEEPPKEPAPVEPAFSPLEGTKMTVNNLHPRVTEEDIVELFCVCGALKRARLVHPGMAEVVFVKKDDAITAYKKYNNRCLDGQPMKCNLHMNGNIITSDQPILLRLSDTPSVKKEGEPRRTSVAASSNPPAEVDPDTILKALFKSSGTSSSVQPTEFKIKL, encoded by the exons ATGGCGGACCTGTCTCTGGACGAGCTGATCAGGAAGCGCGGCGTCAGTGTAAACATGAAGGGGAG GCTGAGCACCAGGCCAGTATTTGGTGGTATCAGATCTCGAATTGGAGTCCAACAAACTTTTCTTAGCAGGCCAGCATCAAGTGCTGGTTTCCAACGGACATTTGATGCACGTCAAAAGATTGGAGTTACTGATGCCCGGCAAAAAATTGGTGTGAAAGATGCTCGGGAGAAACTGCTTCAGAAAGATGCCAGGTTCAAAATTATAGGGAAGGTACAGGATGCCCGAGAGATGCTCAATTCTCGAAAGCAGCAGAGTGTTGAGAAGGTGACCAAAGTTGTTGATGCCAGAGAGAAGATTAGCTTGAAAAGGAGCGCGCCTGCTGCAGCCATTGTAAACACAGCTATGGAAACAGTGGCCCCTGCCATGAAGATAACAAAAACCATTCAA CAGAAGGCTGCAACTCCAACACACGCTCACCCTGCAGGTATGAAGATCAATGTTGTGAACAATCACACCCACAAACAG TGCCTGTATGATGTGGAAGATGATGATGAAACTGTATCTCCCCTTCCTAGCAAACAGATGAAAATTACTACCACAAACAGCTTTCTTCATAATGCA GCTGGGCTCAGTGGCAGTAAGTTCTCTCTATCAAAGACTGTTCCCCTCACAAAAGTGGTCCAGAATGACACCTATACAGCCCCCTCATCTCCACCTTCTCCCATCCGGACAAAGACCCTGACAAACATGTCCCGAACCTTGGTGACCAAGGAAGAACCCCCTAAAGAGCCTGCACCAGTTGAG CCGGCCTTCAGCCCATTAGAAGGTACCAAGATGACTGTGAACAATTTACACCCTCGAGTCACAGAGGAGGACATCGTT GAGTTGTTCTGTGTATGTGGTGCTTTGAAGCGAGCCCGTCTAGTGCACCCTGGAATGGCTGAGGTGGTGTTTGTGAAAAAGGACGATGCCATCACTGCGTATAAGAAATACAACAACAGGTGTTTGGATG GGCAACCGATGAAATGCAACCTTCATATGAATGGAAATATCATCACATCTGACCAACCCATCTTGCT TCGATTAAGCGACACCCCCTCAGTGAAGAAAGAAGGTGAACCTCGTCGGACAAGTGTAGCAGCCTCCTCAAATCCACCTGCTGAGGTAGACCCTGATACCATCTTGAAGGCACTCTTCAAATCCTCGGGGACCTCCTCCTCTGTGCAGCCTACAGAGTTCAAAATCAAACTTTGA